Proteins encoded within one genomic window of Rhododendron vialii isolate Sample 1 chromosome 1a, ASM3025357v1:
- the LOC131316334 gene encoding transcription initiation factor TFIID subunit 15-like, whose translation MSSGDWICCSCQHMNFKKRDSCQRCGCPKFGGGVDAPLLGLNRTDILPGDWYCNVINCGAHNYASRPNCYKCGATNNDYGNVCGGGMVASAGGGLPGWKTGDWICARAGCGAHNYACRMECFKCRTPITY comes from the exons ATGAGCTCAGGAGACTGGATTTGTTGCTCATGCCAACACATGAACTTCAAAAAGAGGGACTCGTGCCAGCGATGTGGGTGCCCCAAGTTCGGCGGTGGTGTCGATGCGCCATTGCTCGGGCTAAACAGGACCGATATCTTACCGGGGGACTGGTACTGCAATGTCATCAACTGTGGAGCACACAACTACGCTAGCCGACCAAACTGCTATAAATGTGGCGCGACAAACAACGACTACGGTAATGTTTGTGGTGGAGGCATGGTGGCCTCAGCCGGTGGTGGTCTCCCTGGATGGAAAACCGGTGACTGGATTTGCGCTAG GGCCGGATGCGGTGCACACAACTATGCTTGTAGGATGGAATGCTTCAAATGTAGAACCCCAATAACTTATTAG